In Gimesia benthica, a single window of DNA contains:
- a CDS encoding arylsulfatase, translated as MLRRCLVLLTVLSCLNLFLTTVTRAADQQKPNIIFIMADDLGYAEVGCYGQTKIKTPHIDQLAADGMKFTQAYAGCMVCQPSRSVLMTGQHTGHTAVRANDLNQLLYEEDKTVAEVLKSAGYATGCFGKWGLGYEGTPGRPNQKGFDQFTGQLLQVHAHFYYPFWIWRNEEKVMLPENENNQRGTYIQDLIHADAKSFIRQNSKQPFFAYLSYILPHVELVVPEESERPYRGKFPKREIKDPRPGYIGSEDGLTTFAGMVSRLDAHVGEVVKLLEELGIRDNTLIIFTSDNGGQGGNWKEMTDFFDGNAPLKGHKGTMYEGGLRVPFIASWPGKIAPGTTSDLQIAFWDMLPTFADVAHAKVPAGVDIDGISILPTLLGKGTQKKHDYLYWEYTKGQIRSRALRMGDWKAVQNRMNRPIELYNLNQDVGETKNLAEQHPEQVKQMTEAMQQAHTAPRDFPQTLKPVGIKGYVK; from the coding sequence ATGCTTCGACGTTGTTTGGTACTGCTGACAGTATTGAGCTGTCTGAATCTGTTTCTGACCACGGTCACCCGCGCCGCTGATCAACAGAAACCGAATATCATTTTTATCATGGCAGACGATCTGGGTTATGCGGAAGTTGGCTGTTACGGTCAGACGAAAATCAAAACGCCGCACATTGATCAGCTGGCAGCAGACGGTATGAAGTTCACCCAGGCTTATGCCGGTTGCATGGTTTGCCAGCCTTCACGGAGCGTATTGATGACGGGGCAGCACACCGGTCATACCGCCGTGCGTGCCAATGATCTGAATCAGCTGCTCTATGAAGAAGATAAGACCGTTGCCGAAGTATTGAAGTCCGCCGGTTACGCCACGGGCTGTTTCGGGAAATGGGGATTGGGTTACGAAGGCACGCCGGGACGTCCGAATCAGAAAGGCTTCGACCAGTTTACCGGTCAACTCCTGCAGGTGCATGCCCATTTCTACTATCCCTTCTGGATCTGGCGGAATGAAGAAAAGGTCATGCTGCCGGAAAATGAAAATAATCAGCGGGGGACCTACATCCAGGATCTGATTCACGCAGACGCCAAAAGTTTTATCCGCCAGAACAGCAAACAGCCCTTTTTTGCGTACCTGTCGTATATCCTGCCCCACGTGGAACTGGTGGTGCCGGAAGAATCAGAACGTCCCTACCGGGGAAAATTCCCCAAACGGGAGATTAAAGATCCGCGTCCCGGTTACATTGGTTCCGAAGATGGCCTCACGACCTTTGCCGGAATGGTTTCACGCCTTGATGCACATGTAGGGGAAGTAGTGAAACTGCTCGAAGAGCTGGGCATCCGTGATAACACGCTGATTATCTTTACTTCCGACAACGGCGGGCAGGGGGGCAACTGGAAAGAGATGACCGATTTCTTTGACGGCAATGCACCCCTCAAAGGCCATAAGGGAACCATGTACGAAGGCGGCCTGCGGGTCCCCTTCATCGCCAGCTGGCCCGGCAAGATTGCTCCCGGCACCACATCTGATTTACAGATCGCCTTCTGGGATATGCTGCCCACCTTCGCTGATGTGGCTCATGCAAAGGTACCCGCCGGCGTTGATATCGACGGCATTTCGATTCTGCCGACGCTGCTCGGGAAGGGAACTCAGAAAAAACATGATTACCTTTACTGGGAATACACCAAAGGCCAGATTCGCTCCCGGGCACTGCGGATGGGAGACTGGAAAGCCGTTCAGAACCGGATGAATCGGCCGATTGAACTCTACAATCTGAACCAGGATGTCGGCGAGACGAAAAATCTGGCTGAGCAGCATCCGGAGCAGGTCAAACAGATGACCGAAGCCATGCAGCAGGCCCACACGGCACCCCGCGACTTTCCGCAGACCCTCAAGCCGGTTGGCATCAAGGGCTACGTGAAATAA
- a CDS encoding DUF1598 domain-containing protein, translating into MRPKNPRVGSSVVSVLATIACLSIVLAVTFYLVNRQPQVTVEKVDEQIQAPAETPLVMEEQQEEVVVVPEQTPEPVQETPRVTPEEMVAAQLAAGEFGQAIETAETVADLNERTMLLKMVVKAQMDSGDFVAALGTINRIPLAEARTQAMSERAQAMSLAGGSQLADFTELIQLIQTQTSGLWSDTGEGDGEISQFSSGVKVDPNGLLHQISQQERNGQLAALGIKARQANLNQNVAQNSQLRLVSLTRLEQQVQQLIEEGRSPVETMKMLAGLTKVQYIFVYPKENEVVIAGPAEAWIYNEQGQAVGVESGRPVLQLDDLVTVLRTFSDQGEKIFGCSFDPRPEGLARVKEFVAQSNARGPLHAGGGVRNWTRQLKDKLGVQDITQYGVPDTSRVARVLIEADYRMKMIGIGKLDAGANIPSYFDLLAKENSQSAQKLEALRWWLTMKYDSVLHNPQRTAFELVGSSVLCQSENQIVTKEGQRLQTGQAEKLNREFAANFTKHYQELAQKDLVYADLQNIFDLALVAALMQNEQLADRAGWEMNAFASNGMYRPAEYKPAHTVETVVNHRVYNGKDVVVQVAGGVRVDTASVVKNQNNLKVSPEVGAVSTKSQAPALPVGRWWWDLAN; encoded by the coding sequence ATGCGCCCTAAAAACCCTCGAGTCGGCTCCAGTGTTGTTTCAGTTCTGGCAACCATCGCCTGTTTATCAATCGTACTGGCAGTCACGTTTTATCTGGTGAACCGCCAGCCTCAAGTGACCGTGGAAAAAGTGGATGAGCAAATTCAGGCTCCTGCAGAAACTCCACTGGTCATGGAAGAACAACAGGAAGAAGTTGTGGTTGTGCCGGAACAAACTCCTGAACCGGTTCAGGAAACTCCGCGAGTCACTCCTGAAGAAATGGTCGCCGCTCAACTGGCTGCCGGTGAATTTGGTCAGGCGATTGAAACCGCAGAGACCGTCGCTGACCTGAATGAACGCACCATGCTGCTGAAGATGGTTGTCAAAGCCCAGATGGATTCCGGCGACTTTGTTGCCGCCCTGGGAACGATCAACCGGATCCCGCTGGCAGAAGCCCGCACTCAAGCAATGAGCGAACGAGCCCAGGCCATGTCACTGGCCGGGGGTTCTCAGCTGGCCGACTTCACCGAACTGATTCAGCTGATTCAGACACAGACTTCTGGCCTCTGGTCAGACACCGGGGAAGGTGACGGGGAAATCAGTCAGTTTTCCAGTGGGGTAAAAGTCGATCCCAACGGACTGCTGCATCAGATCAGCCAGCAGGAACGCAACGGACAACTGGCAGCCCTGGGCATCAAAGCCCGTCAGGCTAACCTGAATCAGAATGTTGCTCAGAACAGCCAGCTGCGTCTGGTTTCGCTGACACGTCTGGAACAGCAGGTACAGCAGTTAATCGAAGAAGGTCGTTCACCGGTCGAAACCATGAAAATGCTCGCCGGTCTGACCAAAGTTCAATACATCTTTGTTTATCCGAAAGAGAACGAAGTCGTGATCGCCGGTCCGGCTGAAGCCTGGATCTACAACGAGCAGGGCCAGGCAGTGGGTGTCGAAAGCGGACGTCCCGTACTGCAGCTGGATGACCTCGTTACCGTATTGCGGACCTTCTCTGACCAGGGTGAAAAAATCTTCGGCTGTTCTTTCGATCCTCGTCCTGAAGGACTGGCCCGTGTGAAAGAATTCGTCGCTCAGTCCAATGCCCGCGGACCTCTGCACGCTGGTGGCGGTGTTCGGAACTGGACTCGTCAGCTGAAAGACAAACTGGGCGTCCAGGACATCACCCAGTACGGTGTGCCTGACACTTCCCGTGTGGCCCGTGTTCTGATCGAAGCTGACTACCGGATGAAAATGATCGGAATCGGCAAACTCGACGCTGGTGCGAATATCCCCAGTTACTTCGATCTGCTGGCCAAAGAAAACTCACAGTCGGCTCAGAAGCTGGAAGCACTTCGCTGGTGGCTGACCATGAAGTACGATTCCGTACTGCACAACCCACAGCGGACCGCCTTCGAGCTGGTTGGCTCTTCAGTTCTCTGTCAGTCTGAAAACCAGATCGTGACCAAAGAAGGTCAGCGTCTGCAGACCGGTCAGGCCGAAAAGCTGAACCGCGAATTCGCAGCCAACTTCACAAAACATTATCAGGAACTGGCCCAGAAAGATCTGGTTTACGCCGACCTGCAGAACATTTTCGATCTGGCCCTGGTCGCTGCCCTGATGCAGAACGAGCAGCTGGCTGACCGTGCTGGCTGGGAAATGAATGCCTTCGCTTCGAACGGCATGTATCGTCCCGCAGAATACAAGCCTGCTCACACGGTCGAAACGGTCGTCAATCACCGGGTCTACAACGGCAAAGACGTTGTGGTTCAGGTAGCCGGCGGTGTTCGCGTCGATACGGCATCGGTCGTTAAGAACCAGAACAACCTGAAGGTCTCTCCCGAAGTGGGAGCCGTCTCCACCAAATCACAGGCCCCGGCCCTGCCCGTCGGTCGCTGGTGGTGGGATCTGGCTAACTAA
- the mutM gene encoding DNA-formamidopyrimidine glycosylase: MPELPEVETMVRGIRDAVVGARIREFVKCRCTCKPISMKPGLKSIQGRVFNQSVVSVRRLAKRVILDLENEESFVIEPRMTGLMLLSDPPDREHLRLEWRLQNGRKQTSLWFWDRRGLGTVQLLRKAELETVLGPAKLGPDALALTLKELEQRCTRTSRAIKVALLDQKMVAGIGNLYASEILHLSRIHPERPANELNADEVKALHQATRKILKTAIRYEGSTLGDGTYRNALNKSGGYQNHHRVYSRAGEHCPTCRGRRSFASSRRSAPLSTVPVARSVTASEDFSDISMNWE, translated from the coding sequence GTGCCAGAGCTGCCGGAAGTGGAAACCATGGTACGGGGCATCCGCGATGCCGTCGTAGGCGCCCGGATCCGTGAATTCGTCAAATGTCGCTGTACCTGTAAGCCGATTTCGATGAAACCAGGCCTGAAGTCGATCCAGGGCAGGGTTTTCAATCAGTCGGTGGTTTCCGTAAGGAGACTCGCGAAACGCGTGATACTGGATCTGGAAAACGAGGAGTCGTTCGTCATTGAACCCCGTATGACTGGACTGATGTTACTCTCGGATCCCCCGGATCGCGAACACCTCCGCCTGGAATGGCGTCTACAGAACGGACGCAAGCAGACATCACTCTGGTTCTGGGACCGTCGCGGACTGGGAACGGTTCAACTATTACGCAAAGCCGAACTGGAGACCGTGCTCGGCCCCGCAAAGCTCGGCCCGGATGCCCTGGCCCTGACACTTAAGGAACTTGAGCAGCGGTGTACCCGCACCAGCCGGGCGATCAAAGTTGCCTTACTGGACCAGAAAATGGTTGCCGGCATCGGGAATCTCTACGCCAGTGAGATTCTGCATCTGAGCCGGATTCATCCCGAGCGCCCCGCCAATGAACTGAACGCAGACGAAGTCAAAGCCCTGCACCAGGCGACGCGCAAGATACTAAAGACCGCCATTCGCTACGAAGGCTCAACACTCGGCGATGGCACTTATCGGAACGCGTTGAACAAATCGGGCGGGTATCAGAATCATCACCGCGTCTACAGCCGGGCGGGAGAACACTGTCCCACCTGCCGGGGGCGGAGATCATTCGCATCGTCCAGGCGCAGCGCTCCACTTTCTACTGTCCCTGTTGCCAGGTCGGTCACAGCCTCTGAGGATTTCTCAGATATTTCAATGAATTGGGAGTAG
- a CDS encoding ATP-binding protein, which translates to MSYRVFKKLLGETNLERKCRFLFGGGLMVLITASFSLNTWMNNQVLDEQNVTSARLLVAPIILEKHWKWSENNKEYRELIEKIAQSVKSKDLGNYSWSVFKANPSNADSKERPIDSAGYEALERIKQGENEIFYADVSEGKFQYYSAIHATESCVSCHRLHDDPDLELGGLIGIVNIRFPSQKVEQAQNWNRAINVASALITAVLAMLAAYAIVRYVIVKPVLHLKDVSDEIAHGNLDLRADIRTGDEFEELSYAFNRMLRHLVTVQEELRTVNTDLDTKVDELAQVNLRLYEMNKLKDEFLATMSHELRTPLNSILGFSDLLANSKDLGEKQKRYVANIQMSGKNLLAQINDVLDLAKIESGKMELQLSEISIADLIERRVGTMLPLADKKNIELTSEIDPKIPILFQDSVKIQQILNNLLSNAIKFTPEGGRVHVSATLCEDDPELFDLLVRDNGIGIPLDEQEFIFEKFRQGKSNSETRDTMSRSYEGTGLGLSIIRELSKLLDGEVFLESEFGRGSQFTVRLPVRMQVDADNLLSDINDTSVGMNRLKSSDLAKYAEKLAENKHSESRTP; encoded by the coding sequence ATGTCGTATCGCGTCTTTAAAAAACTGCTCGGTGAAACCAATCTTGAACGGAAGTGCCGCTTCCTGTTCGGCGGGGGGCTTATGGTCCTGATTACCGCCAGTTTCTCCCTCAATACCTGGATGAACAACCAGGTGCTGGATGAGCAGAACGTGACCTCCGCCCGGCTGCTGGTGGCCCCCATCATTCTGGAAAAGCACTGGAAGTGGTCCGAGAACAACAAGGAATACCGCGAGCTGATCGAAAAGATCGCTCAGTCGGTGAAGTCCAAGGACCTCGGAAATTACAGCTGGTCGGTTTTCAAAGCCAACCCTTCGAACGCCGACTCCAAGGAACGCCCCATCGACAGTGCCGGCTACGAGGCGCTCGAACGCATCAAGCAGGGTGAGAACGAAATTTTCTACGCTGACGTGTCTGAGGGCAAATTCCAGTATTACAGCGCCATTCACGCCACCGAATCCTGTGTCTCCTGTCATCGTCTGCACGATGATCCGGATCTCGAACTCGGCGGTCTGATCGGCATCGTCAATATTCGCTTCCCCTCACAGAAGGTGGAACAGGCCCAGAACTGGAACCGGGCGATCAACGTCGCTTCAGCTTTGATCACCGCCGTCCTGGCGATGCTCGCCGCTTACGCCATCGTGCGCTATGTGATCGTCAAGCCGGTCCTGCACCTCAAGGACGTCAGCGATGAAATCGCGCACGGCAATCTTGATCTGCGAGCCGACATTCGCACCGGGGATGAATTCGAAGAACTGAGCTACGCGTTCAACCGTATGTTGCGTCACCTCGTTACGGTGCAGGAAGAACTCCGGACCGTCAACACCGACCTTGATACGAAAGTCGATGAACTCGCGCAGGTGAACCTCCGACTTTACGAGATGAATAAACTCAAGGACGAGTTCCTGGCCACGATGAGCCACGAACTCCGCACGCCGCTGAACAGTATTCTGGGCTTCAGCGATCTCCTGGCGAACTCTAAAGATCTGGGAGAGAAACAGAAACGCTACGTCGCCAACATTCAGATGTCGGGGAAAAACCTGCTCGCCCAGATCAACGATGTGCTGGACCTGGCAAAAATCGAGAGCGGCAAAATGGAACTGCAGCTTTCGGAGATTTCCATCGCGGATCTGATCGAACGTCGCGTGGGAACCATGCTGCCGCTGGCGGACAAAAAGAATATCGAACTCACTTCGGAAATCGATCCAAAGATTCCGATCCTCTTCCAGGACTCGGTCAAGATTCAGCAGATTCTCAATAACCTGCTTTCGAATGCCATCAAGTTCACTCCGGAAGGGGGACGCGTGCATGTCTCGGCGACCCTCTGTGAAGACGATCCGGAACTGTTCGATCTTTTAGTCCGCGATAACGGCATCGGGATTCCCCTGGATGAGCAGGAATTCATCTTCGAAAAATTCCGCCAGGGGAAATCGAACTCGGAAACCCGGGATACGATGAGCCGCTCTTACGAAGGCACCGGCCTGGGACTTTCCATCATTCGCGAACTTTCCAAGCTGCTGGACGGGGAAGTCTTTCTCGAAAGTGAATTCGGTCGCGGCAGTCAGTTTACGGTGCGACTCCCCGTTCGCATGCAGGTCGATGCAGACAACCTGCTCTCTGATATCAACGACACCTCTGTCGGCATGAATCGCCTTAAATCCTCGGACCTGGCTAAATACGCGGAAAAACTGGCCGAGAACAAGCATTCTGAGTCACGCACTCCTTGA
- the rlmB gene encoding 23S rRNA (guanosine(2251)-2'-O)-methyltransferase RlmB, with translation MALELKNPHSVLAALKTRPIDVTEIRLTAGASQGNWGDVADEARSHGIPVVVRKAPPQKMKRRQSEDQGRRTAGSVALVKPRIPSSLSELFALDKSEGESRGLWLALDCIQDPHNIGAIFRTAGFFGVRGVILTKDRSAPLNGTVYDVASGGMEGVPFAVETNLSRAITEAKEAGIWIMGTSEHAEEDVAAYSQDRPWMVVIGNEEKGLRRLTLEQCDVVCRLTSAGLVDSLNASVAAGIMIARFSPFGPGVK, from the coding sequence GTGGCTCTGGAGCTGAAAAACCCCCATAGTGTGCTGGCTGCCTTGAAAACCCGCCCCATCGACGTGACCGAAATCCGTCTGACCGCGGGAGCCTCACAGGGAAACTGGGGAGACGTAGCCGATGAAGCCCGCAGTCATGGCATTCCCGTCGTGGTCCGCAAGGCACCACCCCAAAAGATGAAACGCCGCCAGTCGGAAGATCAGGGCCGCCGCACCGCAGGTTCCGTGGCGCTGGTCAAACCCCGCATACCCTCTTCGCTGAGTGAACTGTTTGCACTCGATAAATCAGAGGGCGAATCCCGCGGACTCTGGCTGGCCCTGGACTGCATTCAGGATCCGCACAACATCGGCGCCATTTTTCGAACTGCAGGGTTTTTCGGCGTGCGAGGTGTGATCCTGACCAAAGACCGTTCGGCGCCCCTGAACGGCACTGTCTACGATGTTGCTTCAGGAGGCATGGAAGGGGTTCCCTTCGCCGTTGAAACCAATCTGAGTCGCGCAATCACCGAAGCCAAGGAAGCCGGCATCTGGATCATGGGGACGTCCGAACATGCGGAAGAAGACGTCGCCGCTTACAGCCAGGATCGCCCCTGGATGGTCGTCATCGGCAATGAAGAGAAGGGCCTCAGAAGGCTCACGCTCGAACAATGCGATGTCGTCTGTCGCCTCACTTCAGCGGGGCTCGTCGATTCTCTGAATGCTTCCGTCGCCGCAGGAATTATGATCGCCCGCTTTTCTCCTTTCGGACCCGGCGTGAAATAA
- a CDS encoding SDR family oxidoreductase, giving the protein MTNYLVTGGAGFIGSHLATRLINDGHRVRVFDNLSTGALKNLEHIKEQVEFVEGDLRDLSAVEAAAKDVDIIFHQAALASVPRSVDHPLDTHEACVTGTIHVLDAARRSGVQRVVYAGSSSAYGNQKQMPKHEGQTPEVLSPYAAAKLAGELYCQAFANSYSLETVRIRYFNVFGPRQDPNSPYSAVIPLFASALLEGKRPVIFGDGLQSRDFTFVDNVVQANILASQADAAVVSGNVYNVACGSSLNLIDLLKFICEQLDKPFDLDFQPPRTGDVKHSWADISAAERDLGYEPVVDIQEGLRRTIEWYAEYVGAESSKCLGGC; this is encoded by the coding sequence GTGACAAATTACTTAGTAACCGGCGGTGCAGGCTTCATTGGATCTCATCTGGCGACTCGGTTGATCAATGACGGACATCGGGTCCGTGTCTTTGACAATCTCAGCACGGGTGCTTTGAAGAACCTGGAGCACATTAAAGAGCAGGTCGAATTCGTTGAGGGAGATCTCCGTGACCTGTCCGCCGTTGAAGCCGCTGCCAAAGATGTCGATATCATCTTCCATCAGGCCGCCCTGGCTTCCGTTCCACGCAGTGTCGATCACCCACTTGATACACACGAAGCCTGTGTCACCGGAACCATTCACGTGCTTGATGCTGCCCGTCGCTCGGGCGTACAGCGCGTCGTTTACGCCGGTTCCAGCAGTGCATACGGCAACCAGAAACAGATGCCCAAGCATGAAGGTCAGACACCCGAAGTGCTGTCACCTTATGCCGCCGCCAAGCTGGCCGGCGAACTTTACTGCCAGGCTTTTGCCAATTCTTACTCACTGGAAACCGTACGAATTCGGTATTTCAACGTCTTTGGACCCCGTCAGGATCCCAACAGCCCTTACTCGGCTGTGATTCCGTTATTTGCTTCCGCTTTACTGGAAGGCAAACGCCCCGTAATCTTCGGCGATGGTTTACAGTCTCGTGATTTCACCTTCGTTGATAACGTGGTGCAGGCGAACATTCTGGCCTCTCAGGCAGACGCTGCCGTCGTTTCAGGTAATGTTTACAACGTTGCCTGTGGCAGTTCGCTGAACCTGATCGATCTCTTGAAGTTCATCTGCGAACAGTTGGACAAACCGTTCGATCTCGATTTCCAGCCGCCTCGTACCGGCGATGTCAAACATTCGTGGGCCGATATTTCCGCTGCTGAGCGGGACCTGGGCTACGAACCTGTCGTAGATATTCAGGAAGGACTGCGGCGGACCATCGAATGGTATGCTGAGTACGTTGGTGCAGAATCCAGTAAATGCCTGGGCGGTTGTTAA
- a CDS encoding polysaccharide biosynthesis tyrosine autokinase has protein sequence MNTEFQPLEPHSDLDFDGMEDSITNTSAPGVDIVRLLFRNKYLIVGGLLAGLLLGQAAYMKLGPVFSANTKIQVSQKNPVPIKEGEVQTFGELTAHIDVIKSPRIVGQAVKAGKLTELPSLEGEKDPAQEIIDSLKVKRLSGTDRTYLNILNLTYENKNSHDAKVIMQAIVDAYQHYLDEVRDQNTGEIIDQLNKANESILSDLEQKKKEYKEFRKDAPLYWENTPGSEAAVAGSTNMHQERVKTIDNERRQNLLKLTELKSKINTLKSAIASGESKETLELLAQQFLMGQARGQSGATTGGVENQAITPGNTQVERARLALETHLMPLLIQKNRLERDYKKNHPDLDAVNRSIDTIINLYRRQGIEISADNLESGDFQVSKVKDVDFVNIYLKSMEQQLKELENRETALARLFDQETDLAKKVGNYQVVDQAYNEEIAQLKTQRESIFKQLLLEKVAQGNSGYTMTQLSPVKDELVIKRQLKFLMAGGAAGLGLVLAFSYFREMRDTTMKSVDEIRNQLHLPMLGEVPQFTEEPAHMDDSQFDSALWYYYRPASREAEAYRSLRTSLLLKTDRTGARVLQITSAEPGDGKTTTVSNLALAIAQTGRKALIIDADLRRPTVHKLFGINNAVGLGDVLAQEIDAQTSIRETRISNLSILTAGMLPENPSEMLMSRRFAEMINQLRNEYDYILIDTPPLVVVSDPSVIASTVDGVLLVVRIDKNRRGVIRKVQQIIQTNGIKITGLIANNVITNSLVGYDYIDSEGYQAYFEKPATQTSKPAANPAKTEVTS, from the coding sequence GTGAATACTGAATTTCAGCCTCTCGAACCTCATTCCGATCTGGACTTCGATGGAATGGAAGATTCAATCACGAATACTTCCGCTCCGGGAGTGGATATCGTCCGGCTGCTCTTCAGAAATAAATACCTGATCGTCGGGGGACTGCTGGCCGGTTTATTACTGGGACAGGCTGCCTACATGAAACTGGGCCCCGTCTTTTCTGCGAATACCAAGATCCAGGTTTCACAGAAAAACCCGGTTCCCATCAAAGAGGGAGAGGTTCAGACATTCGGGGAACTGACGGCTCACATTGACGTCATCAAAAGTCCCCGGATTGTCGGCCAGGCAGTCAAGGCTGGCAAACTCACGGAACTGCCTTCGCTTGAGGGGGAAAAAGATCCTGCCCAGGAAATCATCGATTCTCTTAAGGTCAAGCGTCTGTCTGGGACCGACCGGACTTATCTGAATATCCTGAATCTGACCTACGAAAATAAAAATTCCCACGATGCCAAAGTCATTATGCAGGCCATCGTAGATGCTTATCAGCATTATCTGGATGAGGTACGTGATCAGAATACGGGCGAAATTATTGACCAGTTAAATAAGGCCAATGAGTCGATTTTGTCTGATTTGGAACAGAAGAAAAAAGAATACAAAGAGTTCCGCAAAGATGCCCCCCTGTATTGGGAAAACACCCCCGGTTCGGAAGCCGCTGTCGCTGGTAGTACGAACATGCATCAGGAACGCGTAAAAACAATCGATAACGAACGGCGGCAGAACCTGCTCAAACTGACCGAGCTGAAATCGAAAATCAATACGCTCAAGTCAGCCATCGCCAGTGGAGAATCCAAAGAGACTCTGGAACTGCTGGCGCAACAGTTTCTGATGGGCCAGGCCCGCGGACAGTCGGGAGCAACCACCGGTGGCGTCGAAAATCAGGCAATCACACCGGGTAACACGCAGGTGGAACGGGCACGCCTCGCACTCGAAACGCATCTCATGCCGCTGCTGATTCAGAAGAATCGCCTCGAACGGGATTACAAAAAGAATCATCCGGACCTGGATGCCGTCAATCGCAGCATCGACACGATCATCAACCTCTATCGTCGACAGGGAATCGAAATCTCTGCCGATAATCTGGAGTCGGGAGATTTCCAGGTTTCTAAGGTGAAGGATGTCGACTTCGTAAACATCTATCTGAAGTCGATGGAACAGCAGCTGAAAGAACTGGAAAACCGCGAAACGGCACTGGCCCGGCTCTTTGACCAGGAAACGGACCTGGCCAAGAAGGTCGGTAACTACCAGGTCGTGGATCAGGCGTACAACGAAGAAATCGCCCAACTCAAAACGCAGCGGGAAAGCATTTTCAAACAGCTGCTGCTCGAAAAAGTGGCCCAAGGGAACAGCGGTTACACCATGACGCAGCTGTCGCCCGTTAAAGACGAGCTGGTCATCAAGCGACAGCTGAAATTCCTGATGGCAGGTGGCGCTGCCGGTCTGGGACTGGTCCTCGCGTTCTCCTACTTCCGCGAAATGCGGGACACGACCATGAAATCGGTCGATGAAATTCGTAACCAGTTGCACCTGCCGATGCTGGGAGAAGTTCCCCAGTTCACAGAAGAACCGGCTCACATGGATGACAGCCAGTTCGACTCGGCACTCTGGTATTACTATCGACCCGCGTCCCGGGAAGCCGAAGCCTATCGATCGCTACGCACCTCGTTATTGTTGAAAACCGACCGCACTGGTGCCAGAGTCCTGCAGATCACCAGTGCCGAACCGGGAGACGGCAAGACAACGACTGTTTCCAACCTGGCCCTGGCGATTGCTCAGACAGGCCGGAAAGCGCTGATCATCGACGCCGACTTGCGGCGGCCAACCGTGCACAAACTGTTCGGAATCAATAACGCCGTCGGTCTGGGAGATGTTCTGGCCCAGGAAATTGATGCCCAGACTTCGATTCGCGAAACCCGTATCAGCAATCTGTCGATTCTGACAGCAGGTATGCTGCCGGAGAATCCTTCGGAAATGCTGATGTCGCGCCGGTTTGCTGAAATGATCAATCAGCTGCGGAATGAATATGATTACATCCTGATTGACACACCGCCCCTGGTGGTGGTCAGCGATCCCTCCGTGATCGCTTCAACGGTTGATGGGGTCCTGCTTGTCGTTCGCATCGACAAGAACCGACGCGGCGTGATCCGCAAGGTACAGCAGATCATCCAGACGAATGGTATTAAGATCACCGGTTTGATCGCCAACAATGTGATTACCAACTCGCTGGTCGGCTATGATTACATCGACAGTGAAGGCTATCAGGCCTACTTCGAGAAGCCGGCAACGCAGACATCAAAGCCGGCTGCGAATCCAGCAAAGACCGAAGTCACAAGCTGA